The Salmo trutta unplaced genomic scaffold, fSalTru1.1, whole genome shotgun sequence genome includes a window with the following:
- the LOC115187883 gene encoding E3 SUMO-protein ligase NSE2 isoform X1, whose translation MPTAVKPRRRRRRSDRLKRNRKRYFHVLDVNMSLSVVHSTLSSLKTCLTDIGTGMDIVTDVALDVAETAGSENDAVLKKLELMMLECAKLDQEINCFVEVVNCVTAEVRNQEPEAMFRLKSLVKDKFTERHGRLSEGELQNHVKMASFKENVRNALKTGNPEAAENMEEELDEDIAVTQSEVNFTCPLTQVEMVNPMKNRKCNHHYDRDAITGMIKARQNQKKKLRCPVVGCGNTDVKQGDLILDQIMKRQIQKR comes from the exons ATACTTTCATGTTTTAGATGTCAACATGTCCTTGAGTGTAGTCCACTCCACACTGTCTAGTCTGAAAACATGCCTGACAGATATTGGAACAGGGATGGACATTGTGACAGACGTTGCTCTGGACGTGGCAGAAACAGCAG gAAGTGAGAATGATGCAGTCCTGAAGAAGCTGGAGTTGATGATGCTGGAGTGTGCCAAACTGGACCAGGAGATCAACTGCTTCGTTGAGGTGGTGAACTGTGTCACTGCGGAG GTGAGGAACCAGGAGCCCGAGGCCATGTTCAGACTGAAGTCTCTGGTGAAGGACAAGTTCACTGAGAGACACGGCAGACTGTCTGAGGGAGAGCTACAGAACCACGTCAAGATGGCCAGCTTTAAGGAGAACGTCAGAAACGCACTCAAAACGg GGAACCCCGAGGCAGCAGAGAATATGGAGGAGGAGCTGGATGAGGACATTGCTGTGACGCAGAGTGAGGTTAACTTCACCTGTCCTCTCACTCag GTGGAGATGGTGAACCCGATGAAGAACAGGAAGTGTAACCACCACTACGACCGGGACGCCATTACGGGGATGATCAAGGCCAGGCAAAACCAGAAGAAGAAGTTACG CTGTCCGGTGGTTGGCTGTGGCAACACGGACGTGAAGCAGGGagacctgatcttagatcagaTTATGAAGAGGCAGATACAGAAGAGGTAG
- the LOC115187883 gene encoding E3 SUMO-protein ligase NSE2 isoform X2 translates to MSLSVVHSTLSSLKTCLTDIGTGMDIVTDVALDVAETAGSENDAVLKKLELMMLECAKLDQEINCFVEVVNCVTAEVRNQEPEAMFRLKSLVKDKFTERHGRLSEGELQNHVKMASFKENVRNALKTGNPEAAENMEEELDEDIAVTQSEVNFTCPLTQVEMVNPMKNRKCNHHYDRDAITGMIKARQNQKKKLRCPVVGCGNTDVKQGDLILDQIMKRQIQKR, encoded by the exons ATGTCCTTGAGTGTAGTCCACTCCACACTGTCTAGTCTGAAAACATGCCTGACAGATATTGGAACAGGGATGGACATTGTGACAGACGTTGCTCTGGACGTGGCAGAAACAGCAG gAAGTGAGAATGATGCAGTCCTGAAGAAGCTGGAGTTGATGATGCTGGAGTGTGCCAAACTGGACCAGGAGATCAACTGCTTCGTTGAGGTGGTGAACTGTGTCACTGCGGAG GTGAGGAACCAGGAGCCCGAGGCCATGTTCAGACTGAAGTCTCTGGTGAAGGACAAGTTCACTGAGAGACACGGCAGACTGTCTGAGGGAGAGCTACAGAACCACGTCAAGATGGCCAGCTTTAAGGAGAACGTCAGAAACGCACTCAAAACGg GGAACCCCGAGGCAGCAGAGAATATGGAGGAGGAGCTGGATGAGGACATTGCTGTGACGCAGAGTGAGGTTAACTTCACCTGTCCTCTCACTCag GTGGAGATGGTGAACCCGATGAAGAACAGGAAGTGTAACCACCACTACGACCGGGACGCCATTACGGGGATGATCAAGGCCAGGCAAAACCAGAAGAAGAAGTTACG CTGTCCGGTGGTTGGCTGTGGCAACACGGACGTGAAGCAGGGagacctgatcttagatcagaTTATGAAGAGGCAGATACAGAAGAGGTAG